AGTTGCAGGCTGTAGAAGATCAGCAGGATCAGCACCAGGTCCGGCACGCTGCGGATCAAGGTGGTGTAGAGCGTGGCCGGTACGCGCAGCCATTTGGCGCGGGAGAGCTTGGCGCCGGCGGCGATCAGGCCCAGGGCGAGGCTCAGGGCCAGGGCGAGGAATGACAGTTTGAGAGTCATCCAGGCGCCTTGGGCCAGCATGGGGCCGTAGCCTTGCAGGTTGAGGAGTTCGTTCATGGGGTAGATCTCGAAGGAGCGCACAGGTTGATTGTGGGAGCTGGCTTGCCTGCGATAGGGAACATCAGTCACAGCTGTGCAAGCTGACCCACCGCGATCGCAGGCAAGCCAACTCCCACACAAGGACGAGGCTGCTATTCGTGGTAGATGTCCTGATCGCCGAAGTATTTCTTCTGGATCTCGGCATAAGTCCCATCCGCCTGCACAGCAGCGATGCCCTTGTTGATCAGCTCGCGCAATGCCTGATCGTTCTTGCGCAAGCCCATGGCGATGTCCAGGGGCAAGGTCGGGTCCTTGAAGGCCGGGCCGGTCTTGAAGTCGGCGCCTTCGGGTTTGGACAGGAAGTTGAGCTGGGCTTCGAGTTTGTCGGTCAGGGTCGCGTCGAGGCGGCCGTTCTGCAGGTCGGCGTAGTTCTGGTCCTGGGACTGGTACGCCTTGATCTGCGCGCCGAGCTTGGCCAGGTGCGCACGGGCATAGGCCTCTTGCAGCGAGCCCTGCAATACGCCGACTTGCTTGCCCTTCAGCGATTCCGGGGTGTCGCCGAAGTCGGCGCTTTTGCGCGTAATCACCGAGGTCGGGCTGAGGAACAGGCGGTCACTGAAGTCGATGATCTTTTCGCGGGCCGGGGTCACGGCCATGGAGGACATGATCGCGTCGAACTTGCGTGCGCGCAGGGCCGGGATCATGCCGTCGAATTCGTTGTGCACCCAGGTGCATTTCACTTCCAGCTTGGCGCAGATCGCGTTGCCCAGTTCGATATCGAAGCCTTGCAGGCTGCCGTCGGCGGCGACGGATTCGAAGGGGGGATATTCGGGGAATACGCCGAAGCGGATTTCTTTCCAGTCCTGGGCGTGGGCGGCGGTGGCGCAGAGTGGCAACAGCAATGCGGCGAAGAGTGATCGCAGTGGAGTCATGTGGAGTCCCTATATTTTGTAATTGATGTCAGGGCAGTAATCGAGTTGAAACAAATCGTTCTTATTGGTGGGAGAGAATGCTCCAAGGTGGTGCGTTTTTTGTGTCGTTTACCCCTCACATAAAGCGCGAATTGCGCTGTTAAAACCGACAATGCAGCGGAATCGGCTGAGTCACCCGCTGAATCGGCTTTTCACTGCGGTGAATCTGGCCCGCCCTCAGCTCAAAGCGGCAGGCCAGAGCGTTCTCAGGCGCGCTTTTTCTGCTGTAGCCGAGGCTGCTGGGCCAGGCGAGCGAACAGGTCTTTCGGGTCGGCCAGGTCCGGCACCAACTCAAGATCGCTGCCTACATCCAGGGCCTTGGCCACGTCCAGCACATAACGCAGGGCCGAGTAGTCTTCGATGGCAAAACCCACCGAGTCGAACAGAGTGACCTGGCGCGCATTTTCGCGGCCGGGCTGTTGGCCGTTGATCACTTGCCACAGTTCGGTGACGGGCGAGTCTTCCGGCATGTGCTGGATTTCACCTTCGATGCGGCTTTGCGGCTCGTACTCGACGATCACCCGCGCGCGCTCGACGATACGTCGGTCCAGCTCGGTCTTGCCGGGGCAGTCGCCGCCGACGGCGTTGAGGTGCATGCCGGGCTCGATCATCTCGTCCGTCAGGATGGTGGCGTAGGCCTTATCGGCGGTGACGGTGGTGACGATGTCCGCGCCTTTCACCGCTTCGGCGACGCTGCCGGCCAGGATCACCTTGATCGCCGGGAACGCCTTGAGGTTGGCCGCCAGCTTGGCGGTGGCCTTGGCGTCGATATCGAACAGGCGGATCTCATTGATGCCGAGCATGGCGTGGAAGGCCAGGGCCTGGAACTCGCTCTGGGAGCCGTTGCCGATCAGCGCCATGCTGCGACTGTTGTCGCGGGCCAGGTAGCGGGCGACCAACGCCGAGGTGGCGGCGGTGCGAATCGCGGTGGTCAGGGTCATTTCCGCCAACAGCACCGGCAGACCGGTGTCCACATCGCCCAGAGCGCCGAAGGCCATCACGGTGAGCATGCCGGCCAGGGTGTTTTTCGGGTGGCCGTTGACGTATTTGAACGCGTACAGCGACGCGTCGGACACCGGCATCAGCTCGATCACGCCGTCCGGCGAGTGGTTGGCCAGGCGCGCGCATTTTTCGAAATCCTGCCAGCGCAGGTAGTCGGCACGGATGTACTCGGCCATCTCAGTGATGCAGGTTTGCAGGCCTTTTTGCGAGACCAAGTAGCAGAGGTCGTTGACGTCGATATAGCGGGTCATGGCAAGACTCCTTGAGTTATTGGACGGTGGCGCGGGCGGGCAGGTGCACTTCCGCCAGCATGCAGCGGGCACTGCCGCCGCCGATGCGTTCGATGTTGTCGATGTTCACCACCACCGGGCGCGTATGGCGTTCCACATGCACGCGCTGCGCGGGTTGCAGGGCGCCCCAGGCGCTGGCCGACATCACCAGCAGTGGTTGGCCGTCGCGGTCATGCACTTCGAGCATGTTGCCGGCGAAGGCCTCCAACTGGTCGAAGTCGAGGGCGAGGATGTCTTTGCCGGTGTCGCGCAGGGAGCGTTCCAGGGCCTGGCGTTCGCTGGCGTCCGGCAGGGCTTGCAGGCACACCACCGAGAGGTCGCGGCCAACGCTCATCATCACGTTGCTGTGGTAGATCGGCGCGTGATGGCGGTCGACGGCGTGGAACACGCAGAGTTGGTAGTCGAGTCGCTCGGCGAACTGGCGCAGGGCGTCGTGGTGGGTGCGCCCGGAATGGCAGGCGTAGCTGATGCGATGCTGGCGGTCGAGCACCATGCTGCCGGTGCCTTCGAGGAAGATGTTCTGTTGTTCGAGGTGGCTGAGGTCGATGGTGTCCTTGACTGTAAATCGTTGTTCCAACACGTGCAGCACGCCTTTGTTGCGCTCCAGTCGTCGGTTCTGGCCTTCCATCGGGTAAAGCACCAGGCTGCCGTCGGCGTGGCTGCTCCACCAGTTATTGGGGAAGATCGAATCGGGCGTGTGGGGCGCCGGCGTGTCTTGCACCACCAGTACTTCGACGCCGTGTTGGCGCAGGGTGTCGACATAGCCGTCGAATTCTTCCAGCGCTTTCTGCTGTGCGCTGAGCGGGTCGAGGGGCTGGCGTTGGAAGCGGTTGTTGATTGCGGTATCCGGGTTGAAGGCAAAGCGCGCCGGGCGAATCATCAAGACGGTATTGGTGGTTTGCATGGGTGCACGAATCCATGGGGTTGAGCTGTGGGGCTATTTTGTGCGGTATGGCGGATGAATCCCGGCTGAAACCTAAGGGCGGCTCAGCCGGGAAAGCTGAAGAGTGGGGTAGGGCAGCCGAATCGGCTGTTCGGGCGGGCGCAGGTCAAAATTGGTATCGTGCGGGTTGTTAAAACGCCGTCAGCCAGGAGGAATCATGTCTACCGCCGTTCGTCTCGCCCAGGCAGCCGATGCTGAAGGGATCAGCCAGGTCATCCTGGCGGCCTTGCACAGCAGCAATGCGCGGGATTACCCGGCGGATGTAATTGCGCGGGTGGCGAGTAACTTCACGCCGGATGCCGTGTTGGCCTTGCTCAAGCGCCGCCTGGTGCTGGTGGCCATTCAAGATCAAGTGATCGTCGCCACCGCCGCCCTCGACGCCAACGTGGTGCGCTCGGTGTTCGTCAACCCGGCGCTGCAAGGGCAAGGCATTGGCCGGCTGCTAATGATCGAGATCGAGTTGCGCGCCCGTGAGGCTGGGGTGACGGTATTGAGCGTGCCGTCCTCACTGACGGCCGAGCCGTTCTACACCAAGCTGGGGTTTAACACCGTGCGTGATGTTTACCACGGCAATGAACGTACGTTGGTGATGGAAAAGGCGCTGCTGTCCCGGCACCCCATCGGGCCTTACCGCGACCGTCAGCATCGGACGCAAGTGGTTGGGTTATGGCAGCAGGCCTTTGGTTATGACACTGCCCATAACGTACCCACCCTGGCGATCGATAAGAAACTGGCCGTCAACGATGGGTTGTTCTTCGTGGCCACGGATAAAAAGACGGTGATCGGAACGATTCTGGCCGGCTACGACGGCCACCGTGGCTGGCTGTATTCGGTGGCGGTGCACGCCGACTATCGGCGCCATGGCTTGGGGTCTTCACTGGTGCGTCATGCGGAACAGGCATTGACCGCCTTGGGTTGTATGAAGATCAACCTGCAGATCACTGGCGGCAATGATGCGGTGGTAGG
The genomic region above belongs to Pseudomonas azotoformans and contains:
- the ctlX gene encoding citrulline utilization hydrolase CtlX, whose protein sequence is MQTTNTVLMIRPARFAFNPDTAINNRFQRQPLDPLSAQQKALEEFDGYVDTLRQHGVEVLVVQDTPAPHTPDSIFPNNWWSSHADGSLVLYPMEGQNRRLERNKGVLHVLEQRFTVKDTIDLSHLEQQNIFLEGTGSMVLDRQHRISYACHSGRTHHDALRQFAERLDYQLCVFHAVDRHHAPIYHSNVMMSVGRDLSVVCLQALPDASERQALERSLRDTGKDILALDFDQLEAFAGNMLEVHDRDGQPLLVMSASAWGALQPAQRVHVERHTRPVVVNIDNIERIGGGSARCMLAEVHLPARATVQ
- a CDS encoding ornithine cyclodeaminase; the protein is MTRYIDVNDLCYLVSQKGLQTCITEMAEYIRADYLRWQDFEKCARLANHSPDGVIELMPVSDASLYAFKYVNGHPKNTLAGMLTVMAFGALGDVDTGLPVLLAEMTLTTAIRTAATSALVARYLARDNSRSMALIGNGSQSEFQALAFHAMLGINEIRLFDIDAKATAKLAANLKAFPAIKVILAGSVAEAVKGADIVTTVTADKAYATILTDEMIEPGMHLNAVGGDCPGKTELDRRIVERARVIVEYEPQSRIEGEIQHMPEDSPVTELWQVINGQQPGRENARQVTLFDSVGFAIEDYSALRYVLDVAKALDVGSDLELVPDLADPKDLFARLAQQPRLQQKKRA
- a CDS encoding GNAT family acetyltransferase encodes the protein MSTAVRLAQAADAEGISQVILAALHSSNARDYPADVIARVASNFTPDAVLALLKRRLVLVAIQDQVIVATAALDANVVRSVFVNPALQGQGIGRLLMIEIELRAREAGVTVLSVPSSLTAEPFYTKLGFNTVRDVYHGNERTLVMEKALLSRHPIGPYRDRQHRTQVVGLWQQAFGYDTAHNVPTLAIDKKLAVNDGLFFVATDKKTVIGTILAGYDGHRGWLYSVAVHADYRRHGLGSSLVRHAEQALTALGCMKINLQITGGNDAVVGFYEALGYGVEPRISMGKKITVNIPEQ
- a CDS encoding ABC transporter substrate-binding protein, whose translation is MTPLRSLFAALLLPLCATAAHAQDWKEIRFGVFPEYPPFESVAADGSLQGFDIELGNAICAKLEVKCTWVHNEFDGMIPALRARKFDAIMSSMAVTPAREKIIDFSDRLFLSPTSVITRKSADFGDTPESLKGKQVGVLQGSLQEAYARAHLAKLGAQIKAYQSQDQNYADLQNGRLDATLTDKLEAQLNFLSKPEGADFKTGPAFKDPTLPLDIAMGLRKNDQALRELINKGIAAVQADGTYAEIQKKYFGDQDIYHE